In Alteribacter lacisalsi, a genomic segment contains:
- a CDS encoding penicillin-binding protein 1A: protein MSDEYRTRQERKKAMSHTKNRNSSKSSGKPGKSRVKKILTALAIVFAVIFAAGGITAVAMIAGAPDLDEDKLRMSNNPEFYDKDGEMFATLSGAESRRHANIEDVPPVMKDAIISIEDIRFYDHFGLDMRRLGGAVWANVTGGFGAEGASTITQQVVKNLFLSSDKKISRKVQEQYLAVRLEQRYTKDEILEMYLNMIYLSGPYGVVEASDRFFSKELDELTVADAALLAGLPQRPTAYHPLNHPERAEQRRNTVINQMERYGKITAEEAEEARNTPIEDQLNPSTNHEEYPYQSYMDHVLNELESIEGIESSDIYSSGMKVYTNLDTGAQEYVEDLMQNGLNYPDEETLSAVTLMDSETGRVTAIGGQRAPSEERRIYNLATQINRAPGSTIKPILDYGPAIENFQWSTYHQITDEEHTYTDSEQVIRNSAGRGYFGDVSMREALALSLNVPALKAFQEVGSDQARSFGESLGMPLDNMTEAYSLGGFRDGVSTLEMAGAYGAFANGGHYTKPYTVERVEFPDGRTIDLTPDTNRVMEDYTAFMISDMLKTAASSEGTGQHANVDGIPLAGKTGSTNFTSEEREDYGIPSDANAIKDGWFVGYSSRYTAAVWTGYNDNSNGFLSGTRLAQDKFRQVMAHVHEGQETPDFEQPDSVVRVGVEKETGLLPSDFTPDSAIVHEYFVKGTEPSSVSEEYEVDADDLGSPQLEAAYNENLHSIIANWSFSADVPGDFTFRVELREPGENDYSEVDMTKETDLVIENPEYGGTYSFRITAVSDEDENLESEPASTEVTVPEEEDLIEDDDGILDDIFEDEDAEEGTEEEDEEQEDNGNGNDDGEDNGNDNGNGNGNDNGNDNGNGNGNDNGNGDGNGNDDGSDDDNGPPEDDDSEGDEDEEEPPEPEEDDSDDGETGDTEQDPEE from the coding sequence ATGTCAGATGAATACCGCACAAGACAGGAACGAAAGAAGGCCATGAGCCACACTAAAAACCGGAACAGCAGCAAATCATCCGGCAAGCCGGGAAAATCACGGGTGAAAAAGATTCTCACTGCCCTGGCAATCGTGTTTGCCGTCATCTTTGCGGCAGGTGGCATTACAGCTGTGGCGATGATTGCCGGTGCTCCTGATCTTGATGAAGATAAACTAAGGATGAGCAATAACCCGGAATTTTATGACAAGGACGGCGAAATGTTTGCTACCCTCTCGGGTGCTGAAAGCCGCCGTCACGCAAATATTGAAGATGTTCCTCCTGTAATGAAGGATGCAATTATATCCATTGAGGACATTCGGTTTTACGACCATTTCGGACTTGATATGCGCCGTCTTGGTGGAGCAGTCTGGGCGAACGTAACCGGCGGCTTTGGTGCCGAGGGTGCCAGTACAATCACACAGCAGGTAGTCAAAAACCTGTTTCTATCTTCAGACAAAAAAATCAGCCGAAAAGTCCAGGAGCAGTATCTGGCTGTCCGGCTTGAGCAGCGTTACACAAAAGATGAAATTCTTGAAATGTATTTGAACATGATTTATCTTTCAGGACCATACGGAGTTGTTGAAGCTTCCGACCGCTTTTTCAGTAAGGAGCTTGATGAACTCACAGTGGCTGACGCAGCGCTTCTTGCAGGTCTGCCTCAGCGCCCGACGGCTTATCATCCGTTAAATCACCCTGAAAGGGCTGAACAGCGCCGGAACACGGTAATTAATCAGATGGAACGCTATGGGAAGATTACCGCTGAAGAAGCGGAAGAAGCACGGAATACACCGATTGAGGATCAGTTGAATCCGAGCACAAACCATGAGGAATACCCGTACCAGTCGTATATGGACCACGTTCTTAATGAACTTGAATCAATCGAAGGCATTGAATCGTCCGATATTTATTCTTCCGGCATGAAAGTGTACACGAACCTGGACACAGGTGCGCAGGAATATGTAGAAGACCTGATGCAGAACGGATTGAATTATCCCGACGAAGAAACGCTGTCTGCTGTAACCCTGATGGATTCTGAAACTGGCAGAGTTACTGCGATCGGCGGACAGCGCGCGCCTTCCGAGGAAAGAAGAATTTACAATCTGGCTACGCAGATTAACCGGGCACCAGGTTCTACAATTAAACCGATTCTGGATTACGGTCCCGCTATCGAAAATTTCCAATGGTCTACGTATCATCAAATTACCGATGAGGAACATACCTATACTGACAGCGAACAGGTGATCCGGAACTCAGCCGGCAGAGGTTATTTCGGAGATGTCTCCATGCGTGAAGCGCTCGCATTGTCTCTGAACGTTCCTGCCTTAAAAGCCTTCCAGGAAGTCGGCTCAGATCAGGCACGTTCCTTCGGAGAATCGCTCGGCATGCCTCTTGATAACATGACCGAAGCCTACTCTCTCGGAGGGTTCCGTGACGGTGTTTCCACACTGGAAATGGCCGGTGCTTACGGTGCATTTGCCAACGGGGGCCACTATACGAAGCCGTATACGGTTGAACGAGTGGAATTTCCTGACGGGCGTACTATCGATTTGACTCCGGATACGAACCGGGTAATGGAAGACTATACAGCCTTTATGATTTCCGATATGCTCAAGACCGCTGCTTCCTCCGAAGGAACGGGACAGCACGCAAACGTTGATGGCATACCGCTAGCAGGTAAAACCGGATCCACGAACTTTACATCGGAAGAACGTGAAGACTACGGCATCCCTTCCGATGCAAACGCGATTAAGGACGGCTGGTTTGTCGGTTACTCAAGCCGCTACACAGCTGCTGTCTGGACCGGCTATAACGACAACTCGAATGGTTTCCTTTCCGGTACAAGACTGGCGCAGGACAAATTCAGGCAGGTTATGGCCCATGTTCACGAAGGTCAGGAAACCCCGGACTTCGAACAGCCTGATTCCGTAGTCCGTGTCGGTGTTGAAAAAGAAACCGGACTTCTTCCGAGTGACTTTACACCTGACAGTGCGATTGTTCATGAGTATTTCGTCAAAGGAACAGAGCCTTCAAGTGTGTCTGAAGAATATGAAGTGGATGCAGATGATCTTGGCTCTCCGCAGCTGGAAGCCGCTTATAACGAAAATCTTCATTCCATTATCGCAAACTGGAGCTTCAGTGCTGATGTACCAGGGGACTTTACTTTCCGGGTTGAACTCAGAGAACCCGGTGAGAATGATTATTCCGAAGTCGATATGACAAAGGAAACTGATCTTGTCATTGAAAATCCCGAGTACGGCGGAACCTACTCTTTCAGAATCACCGCTGTTTCAGATGAGGACGAGAACCTTGAAAGTGAACCTGCTTCAACCGAGGTCACTGTCCCTGAGGAAGAAGATCTGATTGAAGATGATGATGGTATCCTTGATGACATTTTTGAAGACGAAGATGCAGAAGAAGGTACCGAAGAAGAGGATGAAGAACAAGAAGATAATGGTAATGGCAATGATGATGGAGAAGATAACGGCAACGACAATGGTAACGGAAATGGTAATGACAACGGTAATGACAATGGAAATGGTAATGGTAATGACAATGGTAACGGTGACGGTAATGGTAACGATGATGGCAGCGATGACGACAACGGCCCCCCTGAAGATGATGATTCAGAAGGTGATGAAGACGAGGAAGAACCGCCTGAACCTGAGGAAGATGATTCTGACGATGGCGAAACCGGAGATACAGAACAGGATCCGGAAGAATAA
- a CDS encoding YpoC family protein gives MENNKARPGAFQRRPFTGYDDQTLFEEDIAFVEGTYMCNHPWKTPKSYVMEIERQWREEGSEKIASAFRGRNKQEAEKLMIYYASRYIQAMSWAEGKPVTSLENIAGVLSESVCAPVNLQERLSYVLASPSHHQSFTVLDQLFAESRKKWAVYFMKMQ, from the coding sequence GTGGAAAATAATAAGGCCCGCCCGGGTGCTTTTCAAAGAAGACCCTTTACCGGATACGATGATCAGACGCTTTTTGAAGAAGACATTGCATTTGTGGAAGGAACTTACATGTGCAATCATCCCTGGAAAACACCCAAGTCCTATGTAATGGAGATTGAAAGGCAGTGGCGTGAAGAGGGCTCAGAAAAGATCGCCTCAGCATTCAGAGGCAGAAATAAGCAAGAGGCAGAAAAGCTGATGATCTATTACGCTTCTCGTTACATACAGGCCATGAGCTGGGCAGAAGGAAAGCCGGTGACCTCGCTTGAAAATATAGCAGGCGTGCTGTCTGAGAGTGTTTGCGCCCCTGTGAATCTGCAGGAACGACTTTCCTATGTTCTTGCCAGCCCGTCCCATCACCAAAGCTTTACCGTTCTTGATCAGCTGTTTGCGGAATCACGTAAAAAGTGGGCAGTATATTTTATGAAAATGCAATAA
- the nth gene encoding endonuclease III, translated as MLTIRQIEEVLDTMGDMFPEAECELTHSNPFELTIAVLLSAQATDALVNKVTPGLFEKYREPEDYILVPLEELENDIRRIGLFRSKAKNIKKLCQSLIENYNGEVPRERDELVKLAGVGRKTANVVASVAFGEPAIAVDTHVERVSKRLGICRWKDSVLEVEKTLMRKVPQDEWSVTHHRLIFFGRYHCKAQSPRCPECPLLHLCREGQKRMKKLGALSGK; from the coding sequence CATGTTTCCTGAAGCAGAGTGTGAACTGACCCATTCCAATCCATTCGAACTCACCATTGCTGTTCTGCTCTCCGCACAGGCAACGGACGCCCTCGTCAATAAAGTCACACCGGGCCTGTTCGAAAAGTACAGGGAACCAGAGGATTATATTCTGGTTCCCCTTGAGGAACTTGAAAATGATATCCGCCGGATCGGCCTTTTCAGAAGCAAGGCGAAAAACATTAAAAAGCTGTGCCAGTCACTGATTGAAAATTATAACGGTGAGGTGCCAAGAGAAAGAGATGAACTCGTTAAACTGGCAGGGGTAGGCCGTAAAACGGCAAATGTCGTTGCCTCTGTTGCTTTTGGAGAACCAGCTATCGCTGTTGACACTCACGTTGAAAGAGTAAGTAAACGCCTTGGGATCTGCCGCTGGAAGGACAGTGTTCTGGAAGTGGAAAAAACACTGATGAGAAAAGTACCTCAGGATGAGTGGTCTGTCACCCATCACAGACTGATCTTTTTCGGACGCTATCACTGTAAAGCCCAGTCTCCACGCTGTCCCGAATGCCCGCTGCTTCATCTGTGCAGGGAGGGACAGAAACGAATGAAAAAGCTTGGTGCCTTAAGTGGAAAATAA